The Salminus brasiliensis chromosome 8, fSalBra1.hap2, whole genome shotgun sequence genome has a window encoding:
- the agr1 gene encoding anterior gradient 1: MARWCVYALLLFLSCDISMQRKKKTVQTLSRGWGDEITWVQTYEEGLSKMRASKKPLMVIHHLEECPHSQALKKVFAENKDIQRMAKSDFIMLNLMHETTDANLAPDGRYVPRIIFVDPSMTVRTDITGKYRNRKYAYEPDDADFLVENMIKAKILIHSEL; encoded by the exons ATGGCCCGCTGGTGTGTGTACGCTCTACTCCTCTTCTTATCCTGTGACATCTCCatgcaaagaaaaaagaaaactgtccAGACTCTCTCCAGAG GCTGGGGTGATGAGATCACCTGGGTTCAGACATATGAAGAGGGTCTATCCAAAATGAGGGCAAG CAAAAAGCCTCTGATGGTCATTCACCATTTAGAAGAATGTCCACACAGTCAAG CTCTCAAAAAGGTTTTTGCTGAGAACAAAGATATTCAACGGATGGCCAAATCAGATTTCATCATGCTGAATTTAATG CATGAGACAACAGATGCCAACCTGGCTCCTGATGGCCGTTACGTTCCTAGAATTATCTTTGTAG ATCCCTCCATGACTGTGCGTACTGACATCACTGGCAAGTACCGCAACCGAAAATACGCCTATGAGCCCGACGACGCAGACTTCT TGGTGGAGAACATGATTAAAGCTAAGATTCTGATTCACTCTGAGCTGTAG